One stretch of Camelus bactrianus isolate YW-2024 breed Bactrian camel chromosome 19, ASM4877302v1, whole genome shotgun sequence DNA includes these proteins:
- the FOXA2 gene encoding hepatocyte nuclear factor 3-beta isoform X1, producing the protein MHSASSMLGAVKMEGHEPSDWSSYYAEPEGYSSVSNMNAGLGMNGMNTYMSMSAAAMGSGSGSMSAGSVNMSSYVGAGVSPSLAGMSPGAGAMAGMGGSAGAAGVAGMGPHLSPSLSPLGGQAAGAMGGLAPYANMNSMSPVYGQAGLSRARDPKTYRRSYTHAKPPYSYISLITMAIQQSPSKMLTLSEIYQWIMDLFPFYRQNQQRWQNSIRHSLSFNDCFLKVPRSPDKPGKGSFWTLHPDSGNMFENGCYLRRQKRFKCEKQLALKEAAGAAGGGKKAAAAAQASQGQLGEAAGPASETPAGTESPHSSASPCQEHKRGALGELKGTPAAALSPPEPAPSPGQQQQAAAHLLGPPHHPGLPPEAHLKPEHHYAFNHPFSINNLMSSEQQHHHSHHHHQPHRMDLKAYEQVMHCPGYGSPMPGSLAMGPVTTKAGLDASPLAADTSYYQGVYSRPIMNSS; encoded by the exons ATGCACTCGGCTTCCAGTATGCTGGGAGCGGTGAAGATGGAAGGGCACGAGCCGTCCGACTGGAGCAGCTACTATGCCGAGCCCGAG GGCTACTCCTCGGTGAGCAACATGAACGCCGGCCTGGGGATGAACGGCATGAACACGTACATGAGCATGTCGGCGGCCGCCATGGGCAGCGGCTCGGGCAGCATGAGCGCCGGCTCCGTGAACATGTCGTCGTACGTGGGCGCGGGCGTGAGCCCGTCCCTGGCCGGCATGTCCCCCGGGGCGGGCGCCATGGCCGGCATGGGCGGCTCGGCCGGGGCGGCCGGAGTGGCGGGCATGGGGCCGCACCTGAGCCCGAGCCTGAGCCCGCTCGGGGGGCAGGCGGCCGGGGCCATGGGCGGCCTGGCGCCCTACGCCAACATGAACTCCATGAGCCCTGTGTACGGGCAGGCGGGCCTGAGCCGCGCGCGCGACCCCAAGACGTACCGGCGCAGCTACACGCACGCCAAGCCGCCCTACTCCTACATCTCGCTCATCACCATGGCCATCCAGCAGAGCCCCAGCAAGATGCTGACGCTGAGCGAGATTTACCAGTGGATCATGGACCTCTTCCCCTTCTACCGGCAGAACCAGCAGCGCTGGCAGAACTCCATCCGCCACTCGCTCTCCTTCAACGACTGCTTCCTCAAGGTGCCGCGCTCGCCCGACAAGCCCGGCAAAGGCTCCTTCTGGACCCTGCACCCCGACTCGGGCAACATGTTCGAGAACGGCTGCTACCTGCGCCGCCAGAAGCGCTTCAAGTGCGAGAAGCAGCTGGCCCTGAAGGAGGCCGCGGGTGCCGCGGGGGGCGGCAAGAAGGCGGCCGCCGCGGCCCAGGCTTCGCAGGGCCAGCTCGGGGAGGCCGCCGGGCCGGCCTCCGAGACTCCGGCGGGCACCGAGTCGCCCCACTCGAGCGCCTCCCCGTGCCAGGAGCACAAGCGAGGGGCCCTCGGCGAGTTGAAGGGGACGCCGGCTGCGGCGCTGAGCCCCCCGGAGCCGGCGCCCTCGCccgggcagcagcagcaggccgCGGCCCACCTGCTGGGGCCTCCCCACCACCCCGGCCTGCCGCCCGAGGCCCACCTGAAGCCGGAGCACCACTATGCCTTCAACCACCCGTTCTCCATCAACAACCTCATGTCCTCGGAGCAGCAGCACCaccacagccaccaccaccaccagccgcACAGAATGGACCTCAAGGCCTACGAACAGGTGATGCACTGCCCCGGCTATGGCTCCCCCATGCCAGGAAGCCTGGCCATGGGCCCAGTCACAACCAAAGCGGGCCTGGACGCCTCGCCCCTGGCCGCGGACACCTCCTACTACCAGGGGGTGTACTCCCGACCCATTATGAACTCCTCTTAA
- the FOXA2 gene encoding hepatocyte nuclear factor 3-beta isoform X2, with the protein MLGAVKMEGHEPSDWSSYYAEPEGYSSVSNMNAGLGMNGMNTYMSMSAAAMGSGSGSMSAGSVNMSSYVGAGVSPSLAGMSPGAGAMAGMGGSAGAAGVAGMGPHLSPSLSPLGGQAAGAMGGLAPYANMNSMSPVYGQAGLSRARDPKTYRRSYTHAKPPYSYISLITMAIQQSPSKMLTLSEIYQWIMDLFPFYRQNQQRWQNSIRHSLSFNDCFLKVPRSPDKPGKGSFWTLHPDSGNMFENGCYLRRQKRFKCEKQLALKEAAGAAGGGKKAAAAAQASQGQLGEAAGPASETPAGTESPHSSASPCQEHKRGALGELKGTPAAALSPPEPAPSPGQQQQAAAHLLGPPHHPGLPPEAHLKPEHHYAFNHPFSINNLMSSEQQHHHSHHHHQPHRMDLKAYEQVMHCPGYGSPMPGSLAMGPVTTKAGLDASPLAADTSYYQGVYSRPIMNSS; encoded by the exons ATGCTGGGAGCGGTGAAGATGGAAGGGCACGAGCCGTCCGACTGGAGCAGCTACTATGCCGAGCCCGAG GGCTACTCCTCGGTGAGCAACATGAACGCCGGCCTGGGGATGAACGGCATGAACACGTACATGAGCATGTCGGCGGCCGCCATGGGCAGCGGCTCGGGCAGCATGAGCGCCGGCTCCGTGAACATGTCGTCGTACGTGGGCGCGGGCGTGAGCCCGTCCCTGGCCGGCATGTCCCCCGGGGCGGGCGCCATGGCCGGCATGGGCGGCTCGGCCGGGGCGGCCGGAGTGGCGGGCATGGGGCCGCACCTGAGCCCGAGCCTGAGCCCGCTCGGGGGGCAGGCGGCCGGGGCCATGGGCGGCCTGGCGCCCTACGCCAACATGAACTCCATGAGCCCTGTGTACGGGCAGGCGGGCCTGAGCCGCGCGCGCGACCCCAAGACGTACCGGCGCAGCTACACGCACGCCAAGCCGCCCTACTCCTACATCTCGCTCATCACCATGGCCATCCAGCAGAGCCCCAGCAAGATGCTGACGCTGAGCGAGATTTACCAGTGGATCATGGACCTCTTCCCCTTCTACCGGCAGAACCAGCAGCGCTGGCAGAACTCCATCCGCCACTCGCTCTCCTTCAACGACTGCTTCCTCAAGGTGCCGCGCTCGCCCGACAAGCCCGGCAAAGGCTCCTTCTGGACCCTGCACCCCGACTCGGGCAACATGTTCGAGAACGGCTGCTACCTGCGCCGCCAGAAGCGCTTCAAGTGCGAGAAGCAGCTGGCCCTGAAGGAGGCCGCGGGTGCCGCGGGGGGCGGCAAGAAGGCGGCCGCCGCGGCCCAGGCTTCGCAGGGCCAGCTCGGGGAGGCCGCCGGGCCGGCCTCCGAGACTCCGGCGGGCACCGAGTCGCCCCACTCGAGCGCCTCCCCGTGCCAGGAGCACAAGCGAGGGGCCCTCGGCGAGTTGAAGGGGACGCCGGCTGCGGCGCTGAGCCCCCCGGAGCCGGCGCCCTCGCccgggcagcagcagcaggccgCGGCCCACCTGCTGGGGCCTCCCCACCACCCCGGCCTGCCGCCCGAGGCCCACCTGAAGCCGGAGCACCACTATGCCTTCAACCACCCGTTCTCCATCAACAACCTCATGTCCTCGGAGCAGCAGCACCaccacagccaccaccaccaccagccgcACAGAATGGACCTCAAGGCCTACGAACAGGTGATGCACTGCCCCGGCTATGGCTCCCCCATGCCAGGAAGCCTGGCCATGGGCCCAGTCACAACCAAAGCGGGCCTGGACGCCTCGCCCCTGGCCGCGGACACCTCCTACTACCAGGGGGTGTACTCCCGACCCATTATGAACTCCTCTTAA
- the FOXA2 gene encoding hepatocyte nuclear factor 3-beta isoform X3, producing the protein MNAGLGMNGMNTYMSMSAAAMGSGSGSMSAGSVNMSSYVGAGVSPSLAGMSPGAGAMAGMGGSAGAAGVAGMGPHLSPSLSPLGGQAAGAMGGLAPYANMNSMSPVYGQAGLSRARDPKTYRRSYTHAKPPYSYISLITMAIQQSPSKMLTLSEIYQWIMDLFPFYRQNQQRWQNSIRHSLSFNDCFLKVPRSPDKPGKGSFWTLHPDSGNMFENGCYLRRQKRFKCEKQLALKEAAGAAGGGKKAAAAAQASQGQLGEAAGPASETPAGTESPHSSASPCQEHKRGALGELKGTPAAALSPPEPAPSPGQQQQAAAHLLGPPHHPGLPPEAHLKPEHHYAFNHPFSINNLMSSEQQHHHSHHHHQPHRMDLKAYEQVMHCPGYGSPMPGSLAMGPVTTKAGLDASPLAADTSYYQGVYSRPIMNSS; encoded by the coding sequence ATGAACGCCGGCCTGGGGATGAACGGCATGAACACGTACATGAGCATGTCGGCGGCCGCCATGGGCAGCGGCTCGGGCAGCATGAGCGCCGGCTCCGTGAACATGTCGTCGTACGTGGGCGCGGGCGTGAGCCCGTCCCTGGCCGGCATGTCCCCCGGGGCGGGCGCCATGGCCGGCATGGGCGGCTCGGCCGGGGCGGCCGGAGTGGCGGGCATGGGGCCGCACCTGAGCCCGAGCCTGAGCCCGCTCGGGGGGCAGGCGGCCGGGGCCATGGGCGGCCTGGCGCCCTACGCCAACATGAACTCCATGAGCCCTGTGTACGGGCAGGCGGGCCTGAGCCGCGCGCGCGACCCCAAGACGTACCGGCGCAGCTACACGCACGCCAAGCCGCCCTACTCCTACATCTCGCTCATCACCATGGCCATCCAGCAGAGCCCCAGCAAGATGCTGACGCTGAGCGAGATTTACCAGTGGATCATGGACCTCTTCCCCTTCTACCGGCAGAACCAGCAGCGCTGGCAGAACTCCATCCGCCACTCGCTCTCCTTCAACGACTGCTTCCTCAAGGTGCCGCGCTCGCCCGACAAGCCCGGCAAAGGCTCCTTCTGGACCCTGCACCCCGACTCGGGCAACATGTTCGAGAACGGCTGCTACCTGCGCCGCCAGAAGCGCTTCAAGTGCGAGAAGCAGCTGGCCCTGAAGGAGGCCGCGGGTGCCGCGGGGGGCGGCAAGAAGGCGGCCGCCGCGGCCCAGGCTTCGCAGGGCCAGCTCGGGGAGGCCGCCGGGCCGGCCTCCGAGACTCCGGCGGGCACCGAGTCGCCCCACTCGAGCGCCTCCCCGTGCCAGGAGCACAAGCGAGGGGCCCTCGGCGAGTTGAAGGGGACGCCGGCTGCGGCGCTGAGCCCCCCGGAGCCGGCGCCCTCGCccgggcagcagcagcaggccgCGGCCCACCTGCTGGGGCCTCCCCACCACCCCGGCCTGCCGCCCGAGGCCCACCTGAAGCCGGAGCACCACTATGCCTTCAACCACCCGTTCTCCATCAACAACCTCATGTCCTCGGAGCAGCAGCACCaccacagccaccaccaccaccagccgcACAGAATGGACCTCAAGGCCTACGAACAGGTGATGCACTGCCCCGGCTATGGCTCCCCCATGCCAGGAAGCCTGGCCATGGGCCCAGTCACAACCAAAGCGGGCCTGGACGCCTCGCCCCTGGCCGCGGACACCTCCTACTACCAGGGGGTGTACTCCCGACCCATTATGAACTCCTCTTAA